A single genomic interval of Pomacea canaliculata isolate SZHN2017 linkage group LG5, ASM307304v1, whole genome shotgun sequence harbors:
- the LOC112564160 gene encoding tetraspanin-8-like isoform X1 gives MDATQNRCIKFLIIFNIVLSVFGAVIVAIGVWLKLTTSQVITTLSYVTSQLSTKDLFDIPIFLKYASTIIISAGLYAIFISLFGFCGAMMRMKYLLYVYALILFASLLLQVGLGILGLVHKDKIVARARHAIFQSLRETYRGPGATGEHKDYSSSVDFLQVKFKCCGIKNGNDFPIQRVEP, from the exons ATGGACGCGACACAGAATCGCTGCATCAAGTTCCTCATTATCTTCAATATAGTCCTCAGCGTCTTTGGTGCCGTAATTGTTGCCATTGGCGTCTGGTTAAAG CTAACCACCTCCCAGGTGATAACGACACTGAGCTACGTCACCAGCCAGCTGTCCACCAAGGACCTCTTCGACATTCCCATATTTCTCAAGTACGCCTCTACCATCATCATTTCCGCCGGTCTCTACGCcatcttcatctctctcttcgGCTTCTGCGGCGCAATGATGCGGATGAAGTATCTGCTGTATGTCTACGCTCTGATCCTCTTCGCCTCCCTGCTGTTGCAG gTCGGGCTAGGAATTCTGGGCTTGGTGCACAAAGACAAGATCGTCGCGCGCGCTCGCCACGCTATTTTCCAGAGTCTGCGTGAAACCTACCGAGGCCCTGGCGCCACAGGGGAGCACAAGGACTACTCATCCAGCGTCGACTTcctgcag GTTAAGTTCAAATGCTGCGGCATCAAGAACGGAAA
- the LOC112564160 gene encoding CD82 antigen-like isoform X2 yields the protein MDATQNRCIKFLIIFNIVLSVFGAVIVAIGVWLKLTTSQVITTLSYVTSQLSTKDLFDIPIFLKYASTIIISAGLYAIFISLFGFCGAMMRMKYLLYVYALILFASLLLQVGLGILGLVHKDKIVARARHAIFQSLRETYRGPGATGEHKDYSSSVDFLQVALQLPLEL from the exons ATGGACGCGACACAGAATCGCTGCATCAAGTTCCTCATTATCTTCAATATAGTCCTCAGCGTCTTTGGTGCCGTAATTGTTGCCATTGGCGTCTGGTTAAAG CTAACCACCTCCCAGGTGATAACGACACTGAGCTACGTCACCAGCCAGCTGTCCACCAAGGACCTCTTCGACATTCCCATATTTCTCAAGTACGCCTCTACCATCATCATTTCCGCCGGTCTCTACGCcatcttcatctctctcttcgGCTTCTGCGGCGCAATGATGCGGATGAAGTATCTGCTGTATGTCTACGCTCTGATCCTCTTCGCCTCCCTGCTGTTGCAG gTCGGGCTAGGAATTCTGGGCTTGGTGCACAAAGACAAGATCGTCGCGCGCGCTCGCCACGCTATTTTCCAGAGTCTGCGTGAAACCTACCGAGGCCCTGGCGCCACAGGGGAGCACAAGGACTACTCATCCAGCGTCGACTTcctgcaggtggcgctgcagcTTCCACTAGAACTCTAG